The following proteins come from a genomic window of Actinomarinicola tropica:
- a CDS encoding DUF1385 domain-containing protein, with product MSSTHVPSTTATPSVVDGEVARGLAVGGQALVEGVLMRGPDRVAMAARQPDGSIALRIEHVPAWSVRVGGVPLVRGVVALVESVHVGMRALQWSATIADPERRTPRATAGSLVGALLAVVAAFAVFTALPAVVASWTVPAVGPVGRTVVEGLLGVVLLVAYIASVRRHPMVLRTFGYHGAEHKAVSAYEGDGPLDVRTASRFTTRHERCGTTFMLDVAVLSAAMHTVTNVVWPEGPAMLAARLLAIPVVAGVAYEVIRVAGRHTDRRWGRLLTRPGMWLQALTTAEPDDGQLEVALVALRAALPAAPVTADPAG from the coding sequence ATGAGCTCCACGCACGTGCCCTCCACCACCGCCACGCCGTCGGTCGTCGACGGTGAGGTCGCTCGCGGCCTCGCCGTGGGTGGTCAGGCCCTCGTCGAGGGCGTGCTGATGCGCGGGCCGGACCGCGTGGCGATGGCGGCGCGCCAGCCCGACGGGTCGATCGCGCTGCGCATCGAGCACGTCCCGGCGTGGTCGGTCAGGGTCGGCGGGGTGCCGCTCGTGCGCGGCGTCGTCGCCCTGGTCGAGTCGGTCCACGTCGGCATGCGGGCCCTCCAGTGGTCGGCGACGATCGCCGATCCGGAGCGCCGGACGCCCCGCGCCACCGCGGGGTCGCTCGTCGGCGCGCTGCTCGCCGTCGTGGCCGCCTTCGCGGTCTTCACGGCGCTGCCTGCCGTCGTGGCGTCGTGGACGGTGCCCGCGGTCGGGCCCGTCGGACGCACCGTCGTGGAGGGCCTCCTCGGCGTCGTCCTCCTGGTGGCCTACATCGCGAGCGTGCGCCGCCATCCGATGGTGCTGCGGACGTTCGGCTACCACGGTGCGGAGCACAAGGCGGTGTCCGCCTACGAGGGCGACGGCCCGCTCGACGTCCGGACCGCGTCCCGCTTCACCACCCGGCACGAGCGGTGCGGCACCACGTTCATGCTCGACGTCGCGGTGCTGTCGGCGGCGATGCACACGGTGACCAACGTCGTGTGGCCCGAGGGCCCGGCCATGCTCGCGGCCCGCCTCCTCGCCATCCCGGTCGTCGCGGGCGTCGCCTACGAGGTGATCCGCGTGGCCGGCCGCCACACCGACCGCCGGTGGGGTCGGCTGCTCACCCGTCCGGGCATGTGGCTCCAGGCGCTCACCACCGCTGAGCCC
- a CDS encoding ferredoxin yields the protein MRITLDSEACQGHGRCYTLAPDLFDSDDEGYAVLKVDGEVPAGMEEQARLAADNCPEFAITVED from the coding sequence ATGCGCATCACGCTCGACTCCGAGGCCTGCCAGGGCCACGGCCGCTGCTACACCCTCGCCCCCGACCTGTTCGACAGCGACGACGAGGGCTACGCCGTGCTCAAGGTCGACGGGGAGGTGCCCGCCGGGATGGAGGAGCAGGCCCGCCTCGCCGCGGACAACTGTCCGGAGTTCGCGATCACGGTCGAGGACTAG
- a CDS encoding cytochrome P450, whose protein sequence is MTDTARPPVDDWATDFDHTTSEYAQNAPEIWADLRSRCPVAHSERFGGTWLPVRHEDVVAVARDTEHFSSEGVIVNDYKPVDLAPIGYAPPITSDPPFHQAARRLLLPAFAPKEIDRWEETARATCRELLDELLADGRDVVDAAVEYTQHIPVRVIADMLGVPREDGDKFRTFIHRIIEAPGSAEQEQIAYEDTLDHYLTQVVEARRAAPREEPQDLVDHLLAADLDGQPLSDDHITGTIGLLIIAGIDTTWSAIGASLWHLAQHPDDRRRLVEDPDVMVFAIEELLRAYAPVTMARIVAEDTEIGGCPVNARDWVLLPFPAANLDPEVFEDPHEVVIDRQRNRHLAFGVGIHRCIGSNLARMELRVGLEEWLRRIPDFELAVDDPEQVRWSAGQVRGPRELPVRILATVPHSTTEVR, encoded by the coding sequence ATGACCGACACAGCCCGACCGCCCGTCGACGACTGGGCGACCGACTTCGACCACACCACCTCCGAGTACGCGCAGAACGCGCCGGAGATCTGGGCCGATCTGCGCTCGCGCTGCCCCGTCGCCCACTCCGAGCGGTTCGGGGGCACCTGGCTGCCCGTCCGCCACGAGGACGTCGTGGCCGTCGCCCGCGACACCGAGCACTTCAGCTCCGAGGGCGTCATCGTCAACGACTACAAGCCCGTCGACCTGGCACCGATCGGCTACGCACCGCCGATCACCTCCGACCCGCCCTTCCACCAGGCGGCGCGACGGCTCCTCCTCCCGGCGTTCGCGCCCAAGGAGATCGACCGCTGGGAGGAGACGGCGCGGGCCACCTGCCGCGAGCTGCTCGACGAGTTGCTCGCCGACGGGCGCGACGTGGTCGATGCCGCCGTGGAGTACACCCAGCACATCCCGGTCAGGGTCATCGCCGACATGCTCGGCGTCCCCCGGGAGGACGGCGACAAGTTCCGGACGTTCATCCACCGGATCATCGAGGCGCCGGGGTCGGCCGAGCAGGAGCAGATCGCCTACGAGGACACCCTCGACCACTACCTGACCCAGGTGGTGGAGGCCCGCCGCGCCGCGCCGCGCGAGGAGCCCCAGGACCTCGTGGACCACCTGCTCGCCGCCGACCTCGACGGCCAGCCGCTGAGCGACGACCACATCACCGGCACGATCGGCCTCCTCATCATCGCCGGCATCGACACCACGTGGTCGGCGATCGGTGCCAGCCTGTGGCACCTCGCCCAGCACCCCGACGACCGGCGGCGCCTCGTCGAGGACCCCGACGTCATGGTGTTCGCGATCGAGGAGCTCCTCCGGGCCTACGCACCGGTGACGATGGCGCGCATCGTCGCCGAGGACACCGAGATCGGCGGCTGCCCGGTGAACGCCCGTGACTGGGTGCTGCTGCCGTTCCCCGCCGCCAACCTCGATCCCGAGGTCTTCGAGGACCCGCACGAGGTCGTCATCGACCGCCAGCGGAACCGCCACCTCGCCTTCGGGGTCGGCATCCACCGCTGCATCGGGTCGAACCTGGCCCGGATGGAGCTGCGCGTGGGTCTCGAGGAGTGGCTGCGGCGCATCCCCGACTTCGAGCTGGCCGTGGACGATCCCGAGCAGGTCCGCTGGTCCGCCGGTCAGGTGCGCGGGCCCCGCGAGCTCCCCGTCCGTATCCTGGCCACCGTGCCCCACTCCACCACCGAGGTCCGCTGA
- a CDS encoding RNB domain-containing ribonuclease: protein MVIHRLRAPAVPAPVDFDALRAELDVPGPFPPEVLEEAARAAASPLGGARRDARSLELVTVDPPGARDLDQAVAVTARPGGWRVSYAIADVAAVVVPGGPVDREAWRRTQTHYAPDRTTPLHPPVLSEGSASLLPDQDRAAVLWTIDVDDDGRTRSVEVERATVRSRAQLTYAEVQQALDRGEAPGVLRALPELGAALLADARRRDAIDLGLPEQEVVPDRGDHWTIRLRADLPVEIWNAQISLLTGRAAAQIMLDGGAGVLRTLPSPDPQRFPRFVEAARGLGIPWADAEHPGDVLARLDTSRPRHAALAELAAELLRGAGYTAVDGSPLDDPGHAGVGAPYAHVTAPLRRLVDRIATEACLAHVAGTVLPEWVLAAIGELPATMTAGDQRARALDRACIDVVEAFVLADRVGETFPAAVLESWDDGGNIAIDDPAIRARCDGADLPLGGEVVARCTRADVAERVVRFERVS from the coding sequence ATGGTCATCCACCGCCTCCGGGCCCCTGCCGTCCCGGCACCGGTCGACTTCGACGCGCTGCGCGCCGAGCTCGACGTGCCCGGCCCGTTCCCGCCCGAGGTGCTGGAGGAGGCAGCCCGTGCGGCGGCCTCGCCGCTCGGCGGCGCCCGGCGCGACGCCCGGTCGCTCGAGCTCGTCACCGTCGATCCGCCCGGCGCCCGCGACCTCGACCAGGCCGTCGCCGTCACGGCCCGGCCGGGCGGGTGGCGCGTCTCCTACGCCATCGCCGACGTCGCTGCCGTCGTCGTGCCCGGAGGTCCGGTCGACCGTGAGGCGTGGCGCCGCACCCAGACCCACTACGCCCCGGACCGCACGACGCCCCTCCACCCGCCGGTGCTCAGCGAGGGGTCGGCCTCGCTCCTGCCCGATCAGGACCGCGCTGCGGTGCTCTGGACGATCGACGTCGACGACGACGGCCGCACCCGCTCGGTCGAGGTCGAGCGGGCCACCGTGCGGAGCAGGGCCCAGCTCACCTACGCCGAGGTCCAGCAGGCCCTCGATCGCGGCGAGGCACCGGGCGTGCTGCGCGCGCTGCCCGAGCTCGGCGCCGCGCTGCTCGCCGACGCCCGCCGTCGCGACGCCATCGACCTCGGGCTCCCCGAGCAGGAGGTCGTCCCCGACCGCGGCGACCACTGGACGATCCGGCTGCGCGCCGACCTGCCAGTCGAGATCTGGAACGCCCAGATCTCGCTCCTCACCGGCCGCGCCGCGGCGCAGATCATGCTGGACGGCGGGGCCGGCGTCCTGCGCACGCTGCCCTCCCCCGACCCGCAGCGGTTCCCGCGCTTCGTCGAGGCCGCCCGGGGCCTCGGGATCCCGTGGGCCGACGCGGAGCACCCCGGCGACGTCCTCGCTCGTCTCGACACGTCGCGTCCGCGCCACGCCGCGCTCGCCGAGCTCGCCGCAGAGCTCCTCCGCGGTGCGGGCTACACGGCAGTCGACGGGAGCCCGCTCGACGATCCCGGTCACGCCGGCGTCGGCGCGCCCTACGCCCACGTCACCGCGCCCCTGCGTCGCCTCGTCGACCGCATCGCCACCGAGGCCTGTCTGGCGCACGTCGCCGGGACCGTGCTGCCCGAGTGGGTGCTGGCGGCCATCGGCGAGCTGCCGGCCACGATGACGGCGGGCGACCAACGGGCGCGGGCGCTCGACCGGGCGTGCATCGACGTGGTCGAGGCGTTCGTCCTCGCCGACCGCGTCGGCGAGACGTTCCCCGCTGCGGTGCTCGAGAGTTGGGACGACGGCGGCAACATCGCGATCGACGACCCGGCGATCCGCGCCCGCTGCGACGGGGCCGACCTGCCCCTCGGTGGTGAGGTCGTGGCCCGGTGCACGCGCGCCGACGTCGCCGAGCGCGTCGTGCGGTTCGAGCGGGTCAGCTGA
- a CDS encoding HIT family protein produces MTGRDQPCAFCAIVAGEAPAHEVLRTERFVAFLDVKPLFHGHVLVVPTTHVVTFDELPAPYAAELAVTTQQVQRAVERATGADGSLLIVNNVVSQSVPHLHQHVIPRRRRDGLRFWLGPRHPYEGAEHAAGVAAGIREALAADLS; encoded by the coding sequence ATGACCGGGCGCGACCAGCCGTGCGCGTTCTGCGCCATCGTCGCCGGCGAGGCACCGGCGCACGAGGTCCTGCGCACCGAGCGGTTCGTCGCGTTCCTCGACGTGAAGCCGCTGTTCCACGGCCACGTGCTCGTCGTGCCGACCACGCACGTCGTCACCTTCGACGAGCTGCCGGCCCCGTACGCGGCCGAGCTGGCCGTCACGACCCAGCAGGTGCAGCGGGCCGTCGAGCGTGCGACGGGGGCGGACGGCTCGCTCCTCATCGTCAACAACGTCGTGAGCCAGAGCGTCCCCCACCTGCACCAGCACGTCATCCCCCGACGCCGGCGGGACGGTCTGCGGTTCTGGCTCGGCCCCCGCCACCCCTACGAGGGTGCGGAGCACGCGGCGGGGGTGGCGGCGGGCATCCGGGAGGCCCTCGCCGCCGACCTCAGCTGA
- a CDS encoding serine hydrolase domain-containing protein — translation MPGPPRAPEIRIPRAPGADDALCRPSDLDVDGLTVPGTGATAGDVLRRWGGRSLVVASLDGAAREWRAPGIDPARPQRCFSLTKSLTGVLAARAVDEGLLDRTRQVSAVIPALDGTGVGSATVGDVADMTVSIAYDEDYEATAGAGEAERSFRDFGDYVVALGFAPPGVAVDPTAPRSVRAFVGALAQGEGPHGHVFQYATPIAELLVWILETSVGRGWIDLLRDWVWEPSGARDAAAVQIDPEGVPTGGGGLAATTRDLARVGLALAAGRLLPGPVLDRIAIGGDPDAFRRSRYAKLEGYTYRDQWWIPGPPGRILSGWGIHGQVLWVDLDHGAVVVIHSGGGDASDLARDAKQEALCRTLVAAVGRGR, via the coding sequence GTGCCCGGACCACCCCGCGCCCCCGAGATCCGCATCCCCCGGGCGCCCGGGGCCGACGACGCGCTCTGCCGGCCGTCGGACCTCGACGTCGACGGCCTGACCGTCCCCGGCACCGGTGCGACGGCGGGTGACGTCCTGCGCCGCTGGGGCGGCCGGTCGCTCGTCGTCGCCTCCCTCGACGGCGCGGCGAGGGAGTGGCGGGCACCAGGCATCGATCCGGCGCGACCCCAGAGGTGCTTCTCGCTCACCAAGTCGCTGACCGGGGTGCTCGCGGCGCGTGCCGTCGACGAGGGGCTCCTCGACCGCACCCGGCAGGTGAGCGCGGTGATCCCCGCGCTCGACGGGACAGGTGTCGGCTCCGCGACCGTCGGCGACGTGGCGGACATGACCGTCTCGATCGCCTACGACGAGGACTACGAGGCCACGGCCGGAGCGGGTGAGGCCGAGCGCTCCTTCCGGGACTTCGGCGACTACGTGGTGGCGCTGGGATTCGCTCCCCCCGGGGTCGCGGTCGACCCGACGGCCCCTCGGTCGGTGCGCGCCTTCGTCGGTGCGCTGGCGCAGGGGGAGGGCCCGCACGGGCATGTGTTCCAGTACGCCACACCGATCGCCGAGCTCCTCGTGTGGATCCTCGAGACGTCGGTCGGCCGGGGCTGGATCGACTTGCTGCGCGACTGGGTGTGGGAGCCGAGCGGCGCGCGGGACGCGGCCGCCGTCCAGATCGATCCGGAGGGCGTGCCGACCGGCGGCGGTGGCCTCGCCGCCACGACGCGCGACCTGGCGCGGGTGGGGCTCGCGCTCGCCGCCGGACGCCTACTGCCGGGACCGGTCCTCGATCGGATCGCGATCGGCGGCGACCCGGACGCCTTCCGCCGCTCGCGCTACGCGAAGCTCGAGGGCTACACCTACCGCGACCAGTGGTGGATCCCGGGCCCGCCCGGACGGATCCTCTCCGGGTGGGGGATCCACGGCCAGGTGCTGTGGGTCGACCTCGACCACGGGGCGGTCGTCGTGATCCACAGCGGGGGCGGGGACGCGAGCGACCTGGCGCGGGACGCGAAGCAGGAGGCGCTGTGCCGCACGCTGGTCGCCGCCGTCGGGCGCGGCCGATGA
- a CDS encoding amylo-alpha-1,6-glucosidase: MAAIAGILHHGDVDGDGFVEYERSTPHSLVNQGWKDSWDAVRHPDGELAQGPIALCEVQGYAYAAFLARAHLAHDAGDDAAARTWRERARQLRRRFNEEMWLDDEGWFALGLDGDKRPIRSLASNMGHCLWTGIVDADKAARVAQALVSDDLFSGWGVRTLGRSMTAFNPVSYHNGSVWPHDNALCISGLVRYGFVEEAHRILEGQLAAAAATDGRLPELFAGFDRGRPAAYPTSCSPQAWASASPLLWLRALLRFDPWSGRDAVYVDPILPPWIEELSVDGIDACGGQLRVAVDPRHVEVTGAGRCEVVRAPRPPLDDLPGLDDDPG; the protein is encoded by the coding sequence GTGGCCGCCATCGCCGGGATCCTGCACCACGGCGACGTCGACGGCGACGGGTTCGTCGAGTACGAGCGGAGCACACCCCACAGCCTCGTCAACCAGGGGTGGAAGGACTCGTGGGACGCCGTCCGCCACCCCGACGGCGAGCTGGCGCAAGGTCCCATCGCGCTCTGCGAGGTCCAGGGGTACGCCTACGCCGCGTTCCTCGCGCGGGCCCACCTGGCCCACGATGCCGGCGACGATGCGGCGGCGCGGACCTGGCGCGAGCGCGCCCGGCAGCTGCGACGACGGTTCAACGAGGAGATGTGGCTCGACGACGAGGGCTGGTTCGCCCTCGGGCTCGACGGGGACAAGCGGCCGATCCGGTCACTCGCCTCGAACATGGGCCACTGCCTCTGGACCGGCATCGTCGACGCCGACAAGGCGGCCCGCGTCGCGCAGGCCCTCGTGTCCGACGACCTCTTCTCGGGGTGGGGCGTCCGCACCCTCGGTCGATCGATGACCGCCTTCAACCCGGTGAGCTACCACAACGGCTCGGTCTGGCCCCACGACAACGCCCTGTGCATCTCGGGCCTCGTGCGGTACGGGTTCGTCGAGGAGGCCCACCGCATCCTCGAGGGCCAGCTCGCCGCGGCTGCGGCGACCGACGGGCGCCTGCCGGAGCTGTTCGCCGGCTTCGACCGGGGCCGACCCGCGGCGTACCCGACCTCGTGCTCGCCGCAGGCCTGGGCGTCGGCGTCGCCCCTCCTGTGGCTGCGGGCCCTCCTCCGGTTCGACCCCTGGTCGGGGCGCGACGCCGTCTACGTCGACCCGATCCTGCCGCCGTGGATCGAGGAGCTGTCCGTCGACGGCATCGACGCCTGCGGCGGGCAGCTGCGCGTCGCCGTCGACCCGCGGCACGTGGAGGTCACCGGTGCCGGTCGCTGCGAGGTCGTGCGCGCGCCACGGCCGCCCCTCGACGACCTGCCCGGCCTCGACGACGACCCTGGCTAG
- a CDS encoding glycosyltransferase: MSPDKGVDTAIEVARRAGRPLLIAAKMWEPDEVRFHDEVVRPLLGDGVTYVGPVAGPAKDALLEGAVALLDPLRWPEPFGLVMVEAMARGTPVLAFPQGAAAEIVDPGITGFHCRDGAHMAALVDRAAALDRRACRRRAEDRFGARRMVAAHVALYRRLLDTGTPGSAPVSAGAV, encoded by the coding sequence ATGAGCCCGGACAAGGGCGTCGACACCGCCATCGAGGTGGCGCGCCGCGCCGGACGACCGCTCCTCATCGCCGCCAAGATGTGGGAGCCCGACGAGGTGCGGTTCCACGACGAGGTGGTCCGACCGCTGCTCGGCGACGGCGTGACCTACGTCGGGCCCGTGGCCGGTCCGGCGAAGGACGCGCTCCTCGAGGGGGCGGTCGCCCTCCTCGACCCGCTGCGGTGGCCCGAGCCGTTCGGGCTGGTGATGGTCGAGGCCATGGCCCGCGGCACCCCCGTCCTGGCGTTCCCGCAGGGTGCGGCGGCCGAGATCGTCGACCCGGGCATCACCGGCTTCCACTGCCGGGATGGTGCGCACATGGCGGCGCTCGTCGACCGCGCCGCGGCGCTCGACCGCCGGGCATGCCGTCGCCGCGCCGAGGATCGCTTCGGCGCCCGCCGCATGGTGGCGGCGCACGTCGCCCTGTACCGCCGGTTGCTCGACACCGGCACACCCGGGTCCGCGCCTGTGTCGGCCGGTGCCGTCTGA
- a CDS encoding cystathionine gamma-synthase, with translation MTDPRPAAFETLAIHAGQPPDPTTGAVVVPIHQVSTFAQDGVGGLRAGYEYSRSANPTRTALESCLAALETGAEGEGHGLAFASGMAAEDTVLRALCQPGDHVVLPDDAYGGTFRLVARVLSRWGVEHSTASLADPDAVAAAMTERTRIVWCETPTNPLLGVADLAALAAVAHDGGARLVVDNTFASPYLQQPLRWGADVVVHSTTKYLGGHSDVVGGAVVTVDEELAEDLRFHQNAMGAVAGPFDSWLTLRGAKTLAVRMERHCDNAEALVAALVDHPEVTAVLYPGLATHLGHEVAQRQMRRFGGMVSIRLRGGEAAARRTCERTRIFTLAESLGGVESLIEHPASMTHASVAGSALEVPADLVRLSVGIEAVDDLLADLDQALDA, from the coding sequence ATGACCGACCCACGCCCAGCTGCCTTCGAGACGCTCGCGATCCACGCCGGCCAGCCACCGGACCCGACGACCGGCGCCGTGGTGGTGCCGATCCACCAGGTGTCGACGTTCGCCCAGGACGGCGTCGGTGGCCTGCGGGCCGGCTACGAGTACTCCCGCTCGGCCAACCCCACTCGCACCGCCCTCGAGTCGTGCCTCGCGGCACTGGAGACCGGTGCCGAGGGGGAGGGCCACGGGCTGGCGTTCGCGTCGGGCATGGCCGCGGAGGACACGGTGCTGCGTGCGCTGTGCCAGCCGGGGGACCACGTCGTGCTGCCCGACGACGCCTACGGCGGCACCTTCCGCCTGGTGGCCAGGGTGCTGAGCCGGTGGGGGGTCGAGCACAGCACGGCCTCGCTCGCCGATCCCGACGCCGTCGCTGCGGCCATGACCGAACGGACCCGGATCGTCTGGTGCGAGACGCCGACGAACCCGCTGCTCGGCGTCGCGGACCTCGCGGCGCTGGCGGCGGTCGCCCACGACGGCGGCGCCCGCCTCGTCGTCGACAACACCTTCGCCTCCCCGTACCTCCAGCAACCGCTGCGGTGGGGCGCCGACGTCGTGGTGCACTCGACGACGAAGTACCTCGGTGGGCACTCCGACGTGGTCGGGGGCGCGGTCGTCACAGTGGACGAGGAGTTGGCCGAGGATCTCCGGTTCCACCAGAACGCCATGGGCGCGGTGGCCGGGCCGTTCGACAGCTGGCTGACGCTCCGTGGCGCGAAGACACTGGCGGTCCGCATGGAGCGCCACTGCGACAACGCGGAGGCCCTGGTCGCCGCGCTCGTCGACCACCCAGAGGTGACGGCCGTGCTCTACCCCGGCCTCGCGACGCACCTCGGCCACGAGGTCGCGCAGCGCCAGATGCGGCGCTTCGGCGGCATGGTGAGCATCCGGCTGCGGGGCGGGGAGGCCGCGGCCCGGCGCACGTGCGAGCGGACGCGGATCTTCACGCTCGCCGAGTCGCTCGGCGGCGTCGAGAGCCTCATCGAGCACCCGGCGAGCATGACCCACGCCTCGGTCGCCGGCTCCGCGCTCGAGGTGCCGGCCGACCTGGTGCGGCTGTCGGTCGGGATCGAGGCCGTCGACGACCTGCTCGCCGATCTGGACCAGGCGCTCGACGCCTGA
- a CDS encoding cystathionine beta-synthase has product MRYAETVVDLIGGTPLVRLHRVVPSEATVLAKVEYLNPGGSVKDRIALRMIDAAEADGSLRPGGTIVEPTSGNTGIGLAIVAQQRGYRCVFVCPDKVSNDKIEVLRAYGAEVVVCPTAVEPEHPDSYYSVSDRLVREISGAWKPDQYSNPQNPASHHATTGPEIWEQTEGRITHFVAGIGTGGTISGTGRYLKEVSDGRVQVVGADPVGSVYSGGTGRPYLVEGVGEDFWPDAYDRGVADRVIAVSDKDSFTMTRRLAREEGLLVGGSCGMAVVVAAQVAAEAGPEAVVVVLLPDGGRGYLSKIFNDGWMADYGFLDTSSGEPTVSEVFHSKSGERPHLVHVHPDETVQSAIAVLREYEVSQMPVLRAEPPVMAAEVAGTIDERDLLDALVSGRARLEDPIEPHMSPVLPLIGGGEPLSALLGELERADAVLVVVDGTPRGVLSRPDVLSYMSQHRSGR; this is encoded by the coding sequence ATGCGCTACGCGGAGACCGTCGTCGACCTCATCGGAGGGACCCCGCTCGTGCGGCTGCACCGGGTGGTCCCGAGCGAGGCGACCGTGCTCGCCAAGGTCGAGTACCTGAACCCGGGAGGGTCGGTGAAGGACCGCATCGCGCTGCGCATGATCGACGCCGCCGAGGCCGACGGGTCGTTGCGACCGGGCGGCACCATCGTCGAGCCGACCAGCGGCAACACGGGCATCGGCCTGGCGATCGTCGCCCAGCAGCGTGGCTACCGATGCGTGTTCGTCTGCCCGGACAAGGTCTCGAACGACAAGATCGAGGTGCTCCGCGCCTACGGGGCCGAGGTCGTCGTCTGCCCCACAGCGGTCGAGCCGGAGCACCCGGACTCCTACTACTCGGTCTCGGATCGACTGGTCCGCGAGATCTCCGGTGCCTGGAAGCCCGACCAGTACTCCAACCCCCAGAACCCGGCCTCGCACCACGCGACGACCGGCCCGGAGATCTGGGAGCAGACCGAGGGTCGCATCACCCACTTCGTCGCGGGGATCGGCACAGGCGGGACGATCTCGGGCACCGGTCGCTACCTGAAGGAGGTCAGCGACGGTCGGGTGCAGGTCGTCGGGGCGGACCCCGTGGGGTCGGTGTACTCCGGCGGCACGGGACGGCCCTACTTGGTCGAGGGCGTGGGTGAGGACTTCTGGCCCGACGCCTACGACCGGGGCGTGGCCGATCGGGTGATCGCCGTGTCCGACAAGGACAGCTTCACGATGACGCGCCGTCTGGCCCGAGAGGAGGGCCTCCTCGTCGGCGGATCGTGCGGCATGGCTGTCGTCGTCGCCGCCCAGGTGGCCGCGGAGGCCGGTCCGGAGGCGGTCGTCGTCGTGCTGCTCCCCGACGGTGGTCGCGGCTACCTCTCCAAGATCTTCAACGACGGTTGGATGGCCGACTACGGCTTCCTCGACACGAGCTCCGGCGAGCCCACGGTGTCGGAGGTCTTCCACAGCAAGTCCGGTGAGCGCCCGCACCTCGTGCACGTGCACCCCGACGAGACCGTGCAGTCCGCGATCGCCGTGCTCCGCGAGTACGAGGTGTCCCAGATGCCGGTCCTGCGCGCCGAACCGCCGGTGATGGCCGCCGAGGTGGCGGGGACCATCGACGAGCGCGACCTGCTCGACGCGCTCGTCTCGGGCCGTGCGCGCCTGGAGGACCCCATCGAGCCGCACATGTCGCCGGTGCTGCCGCTGATCGGCGGCGGCGAGCCGCTGTCGGCGCTGCTCGGCGAGCTGGAGCGCGCCGACGCCGTGCTCGTCGTGGTCGACGGCACGCCGCGGGGGGTCCTGTCACGACCCGACGTCCTGTCCTACATGTCCCAGCACCGGAGCGGACGATGA
- a CDS encoding Hsp20/alpha crystallin family protein, translating into MALVHRTRNELDWPEWPFRGRLFELPDRWTELLEGGELKVEEFEEGDSMVVRVEAPGIDPAQDVELTISDHTLHIRVERRQERTAEDAKGYRSEFRYGSFTRMIDLPVGTTADDVTAEYADGVLEVRLPREPAAVEARRIPVTRRTSDDQA; encoded by the coding sequence ATGGCACTCGTCCACCGCACCCGCAACGAGCTCGACTGGCCGGAGTGGCCGTTCCGCGGCCGCCTGTTCGAGCTGCCCGATCGCTGGACCGAGCTGCTCGAGGGCGGCGAGCTGAAGGTCGAGGAGTTCGAGGAGGGCGACTCGATGGTCGTCCGTGTCGAGGCACCGGGCATCGATCCGGCGCAGGACGTCGAGCTCACCATCAGCGACCACACGCTGCACATCCGCGTGGAGCGCCGCCAGGAACGCACCGCCGAGGACGCCAAGGGCTATCGCTCCGAGTTCCGGTACGGGTCGTTCACCCGGATGATCGACCTCCCGGTCGGCACGACCGCCGACGACGTCACCGCCGAGTACGCGGACGGCGTGCTCGAGGTCCGACTGCCGCGCGAGCCCGCGGCGGTCGAGGCCCGCAGGATCCCGGTGACCCGACGCACGTCGGACGACCAGGCGTAG